The following coding sequences lie in one Anolis carolinensis isolate JA03-04 unplaced genomic scaffold, rAnoCar3.1.pri scaffold_11, whole genome shotgun sequence genomic window:
- the lins1 gene encoding protein Lines homolog 1, with amino-acid sequence MMGTPFFLLGQMYNDVLADGPLPTDNHECAALLDPYVSDLSGENKKLCLFSLEPDIQKSTLDSLAFKVDDESENENQSRHQTEEVTLLQLTLIKMILAKMQSQKLAVGIKCKYLEIVRILLEEAHIDSKLIHFVCSSDKQLSYLASKALVSLVCFQLKEEHLLNNAWLAFSSEALLGFPSGDWITECLSTLTNMIKEILKDEGFCKRGDLKMVLMPLDEILKGFYDSVMFCYSDIPQDYPISAKATNDLSSFLDVLELLVASRIQLPLNLSCQRMLFLNASFILGLATAPVHDFIKKKSIVLLKKCILHKAGEDLIKRKMPPSSYQDSYISADTSVLAGAVLQSVNSGWLNRLIVSEKSSHFGGTLVKPEESPCSSADQVTLGALSLVFLKALEIKILDSEAETQVHLENVMSPLLMFLKRYLRPSACVHPLGHLCMWLSVLFIEQDDDLFEASKALLTIHVKIERVWHDIGSTASHLDYETWTHQNGCNPHCIFLFLLKSIAFDATVLLDFLISSETCFLEYFVRYLKLLVENWHQFVQICRFLKPTAYGDTGFPLLSQRKGSYHFDSSLQSDSCDPQPCTVMLLTTSTKLSSSWPMDSQSARATRTTLLQGFDNTSLLEPLQRLVDYESSDDSETECIGEECLAETEQQSLNHQSCPDESNIMEVDDEAGASKQTVLFLDHENVNAASTSGCQISPDILGSEEEMLQKSVKCFQELQVLVSKLYKRNLFPYNPNALLKLLTQIAAVSKAYKSKDIQCRHPNVSPPTC; translated from the exons ATGATGGGGActccttttttccttctgggGCAGATGTACAACGATGTGCTGGCAGATGGCCCTTTACCAACAGATAACCATGAGTGTGCAGCTCTCCTGGATCCTTATGTTTCAGACTTATCAGGAGAAAACAAGAAATTGTGTCTATTTTCTCTTGAGCCTGATATCCAGAAATCTACACTAGACTCTTTGGCCTTCAAGGTGGATGATGAATCTGAAAACGAGAACCAGTCAAGACACCAGACAGAAGAAGTTACGTTACTTCAGTTAACCTTGATCAAGATGATACTTGCTAAAATGCAGAGCCAAAAATTGGCCGTTGGAATAAAATGCAAGTATCTTGAGATTGTTCGAATCCTTCTTGAAGAAGCCCACATTGACTCCAAATTA ATTCATTTTGTGTGCAGTTCGGATAAGCAGCTCTCCTATTTGGCATCCAAAGCCTTGGTCTCCCTTGTATGTTTTCAGCTAAAGGAAGAG cATTTACTGAACAATGCCTGGCTTGCTTTTTCCTCAGAGGCTTTGTTGGGATTTCCTAGCGGGGACTGGATAACAGAATGCCTGTCAACTCTTACGAACATGATAAAAGAGATTTTGAAAGATGAGGGCTTCTGCAAAAGAG GAGACTTGAAGATGGTTCTGATGCCACTTGATGAGATACTCAAAGGCTTTTATGACTCTGTCATGTTTTGTTATTCTGACATCCCGCAAGATTATCCTATCTCTGCAAAAGCCACAAATGACTTGAGCAGTTTTCTAGATGTCCTTGAACTGCTTGTGGCCTCTAGAATTCAGCTGCCACTGAACCTTTCCTGCCAGCGGATGTTGTTTTTGAACGCTTCCTTCATTTTGGGCCTTGCCACTGCGCCTGTTCATGACTTCATCAAGAAAAAGTCAATTGTTTTGCTTAAAAAATGCATTCTTCACAAAGCTGGTGAAGacctaataaaaagaaaaatgcctCCTTCCTCCTACCAGGATTCTTATATCAGCGCAGATACATCAGTGCTTGCTGGTGCTGTCCTGCAGTCTGTGAATTCTGGGTGGCTGAACAGGCTGATTGTTAGTGAGAAGAGCAGCCATTTCGGAGGCACACTAGTTAAGCCTGAAGAGAGTCCCTGTAGCAGTGCTGATCAAGTGACTCTCGGAGCCTTAAGCCTGGTTTTTCTGAAAGCATTAGAGATAAAAATCCTGGATTCTGAAGCTGAAACCCAAg TTCATTTAGAGAATGTCATGTCTCCATTGCTGATGTTCTTAAAAAGATACCTGAGGCCTTCTGCTTGTGTCCACCCATTGGGGCATCTCTGCATGTGGCTTTCTGTGCTGTTTATAGAACAAGACGATGACCTGTTTGAAGCTTCAAAAGCCTTATTAACAATTCATGTAAAGATTGAGAG AGTCTGGCATGACATTGGTTCTACTGCGTCCCATTTGGATTATGAAACGTGGACACATCAGAACGGCTGCAACCCACACTGTATCTTTTTATTTCTCCTAAAAAGTATTGCGTTTGATGCTACCGTTCTTCTCGATTTCTTGATTTCATCCGAAACCTGTTTCCTGGAGTATTTTGTAAGATACCTAAAGTTACTTGTAGAAAACTGGCACCAGTTTGTGCAAATATGTAGGTTCCTTAAGCCCACAGCCTACGGAGACACTGGTTTTCCTCTGTTATCCCAACGTAAAGGAAGTTACCACTTCGACTCAAGTTTACAGAGTGATTCCTGTGATCCACAGCCCTGCACTGTGATGCTTTTGACCACTTCCACGAAACTTTCTTCATCTTGGCCGATGGACAGTCAGTCTGCAAGAGCTACCAGGACTACCTTGTTGCAAGGGTTTGACAACACATCTTTATTGGAACCCCTTCAGCGTCTGGTTGACTATGAAAGCTCAGATGATTCTGAGACAGAATGTATAGGAGAGGAGTGTTTGGCCGAAACAGAACAGCAGTCTTTGAATCATCAATCGTGTCCAGATGAAAGTAACATTAtggaagtggatgatgaagctggAGCCTCAAagcaaactgtattatttctggATCACGAAAACGTGAATGCTGCTTCAACCTCTGGCTGCCAAATATCCCCAGACATTCTTGGGTCTGAGGAAGAAATGCTTCAGAAATCCGTAAAATGTTTCCAAGAGCTTCAAGTATTGGTTTCTAAACTATACAAAAGAAACCTGTTTCCGTACAATCCAAATGCGCTCCTGAAGCTCTTGACCCAAATTGCAGCAGTCAGCAAAGCATACAAGTCTAAAGACATACAATGCCGACATCCTAATGTATCTCCACCCACTTGTTAG